One Pseudomonadales bacterium genomic region harbors:
- the hisF gene encoding imidazole glycerol phosphate synthase subunit HisF, which translates to MALAKRIIPCLDVDAGRVVKGVNFVDIRDAGDPVEVAKRYNEQGADEITFLDITATHQDRDTMVHMVEQIASEIFIPLTVGGGIRKVEDIRTMLNAGADKVGINSAAITNPELVKEAADKFGSQCIVIAIDAKCVSSDSEPKRWEIFTHGGRKPTGIDAVEWAVKMTEYGAGEVLLTSMDGDGTKQGYDLELTRAISDAVQVPVIASGGVGNLDHLVDGVLKGGADAVLAASIFHFGEYSIPQAKAYMAEQQIEVRF; encoded by the coding sequence ATGGCTCTCGCTAAACGCATTATTCCCTGCCTTGATGTTGATGCAGGGCGTGTCGTGAAAGGGGTTAATTTTGTTGATATTCGCGACGCCGGCGACCCCGTTGAAGTTGCTAAGCGCTATAACGAACAAGGCGCCGATGAAATCACTTTTTTAGACATCACCGCCACCCACCAAGACCGCGACACCATGGTGCATATGGTTGAGCAAATTGCGAGTGAGATTTTTATTCCCTTAACCGTTGGCGGCGGCATTCGCAAAGTTGAAGACATTCGTACCATGTTAAATGCAGGTGCCGATAAGGTCGGCATCAATTCCGCTGCCATCACCAACCCTGAGCTTGTCAAAGAAGCCGCCGATAAATTTGGCTCGCAATGCATTGTGATCGCGATTGACGCGAAATGTGTGAGCAGCGATTCAGAGCCCAAGCGCTGGGAAATCTTTACCCATGGCGGGCGCAAACCGACCGGCATCGATGCGGTTGAATGGGCTGTCAAAATGACAGAATATGGCGCAGGTGAAGTACTCTTAACTAGCATGGACGGAGACGGCACAAAGCAAGGTTACGACCTTGAACTAACACGCGCGATCAGTGATGCCGTGCAGGTGCCGGTAATCGCCTCAGGCGGCGTTGGCAATCTTGACCACTTGGTAGATGGTGTACTAAAAGGTGGCGCTGATGCGGTGTTGGCAGCCAGCATTTTTCACTTTGGCGAATACTCAATTCCACAAGCGAAAGCTTATATGGCAGAACAGCAGATAGAAGTTCGATTTTAG